In one window of Erinaceus europaeus chromosome 17, mEriEur2.1, whole genome shotgun sequence DNA:
- the LOC132534035 gene encoding olfactory receptor 4C16-like gives MHLNNNVTEFILLGLTQDPLKKKFVFAIFLVFYLGTLVGNLLIITTIKTSRTLESSPMYFFLFYLSLSDTCFSTSIAPRMIVDALLKTATISFSECIIQVFSLHYFGCLEIFILIIMAADRYVAICKPLHYTTIMNHRVCSILVAVAWVGSCVHSLAQIFLALSLPFCGPNVIDHYLCDLQPLLKLACADTHMVNLLLVSNSGAICTVSFVILMFSYVIILHSLRNHSAEGRRKALSTCVSHIIVVIMFFVPCIFIYTRPATTLSMDKMITVFYTIGTPLFNPLIYTLRNVEVKNAMKKLWSKNLISDDKK, from the coding sequence ATGCATCTGAATAATAATGTGACAGAGTTCATTTTGCTCGGATTGACCCAGGATCCTCTCAAGAAGAAATTTGTGTTTGCCATTTTCCTTGTCTTCTATTTGGGGACACTAGTTGGTAATTTGCTGATTATTACAACTATCAAGACCAGCAGGACACTTGAGAGTAGTCCAATGTacttcttccttttctatttatCCTTATCTGATACCTGCTTCTCTACTTCAATAGCCCCAAGAATGATTGTAGATGCCCTGTTGAAGACTGCCACGATCTCTTTCAGTGAGTGTATAATCCAGGTCTTTTCATTGCATTACTTTGGGTGCTTAGAGATCTTCATTCTAATCATCATGGCTGCTGATCGCTATGTAGCCATATGTAAACCCTTGCACTATACCACCATCATGAACCATAGGGTCTGTAgtatcttggtggctgtggcttggGTAGGGTCCTGTGTGCATTCTCTAGCTCAGATTTTTCTTGCCTTAAGCTTACCTTTCTGTGGCCCCAATGTGATAGATCACTATTTGTGTGACTTGCAGCCCTTACTGAAACTTGCCTGTGCAGACACTCATATGGTCAACCTACTCTTGGTGTCCAACAGTGGGGCCATTTGTACAGTGAGCTTTGTCATTCTTATGTTCTCTTATGTCATCATTTTGCATTCTCTGAGGAACCAcagtgctgaagggaggagaaaagcCCTCTCCACTTGTGTCTCCCACATCATTGTGGTCATCATGTTCTTTGTTCCTTGTATATTTATCTACACACGCCCTGCAACTACACTTTCCATGGATAAAATGATAACTGTGTTTTATACAATCGGAACCCCTCTGTTCAACCCTTTGATTTATACACTAAGGAATGTGGAAGTTAAAAATGCTATGAAGAAGTTATGGAGCAAGAATTTGATCTCAGATGATAAAAAGTGA